In a single window of the Equus quagga isolate Etosha38 chromosome 7, UCLA_HA_Equagga_1.0, whole genome shotgun sequence genome:
- the LOC124242161 gene encoding zymogen granule protein 16 homolog B-like has product MLLWLTLALLWSTTCWAEQIYGLGGGRYFSTSPDYYNDVTGIRVSVGPIFGLIKSIQLRYGSSWSKSLGAQGGKIQEFLLQPGEHIIAVHGSYRGYLQYLVVYTDQGRSAAFGREEGNSFSASPDQPWKVLTGIFGHHKLLGITSIGFRWDSIRSFG; this is encoded by the exons ATGCTGCTGTGGCTGACCCTCGCCCTCCTGTGGAGCACCACCTGCTGGGCAGAGC AGATTTATGGGCTCGGAGGAGGCCGGTATTTCAGTACCTCTCCAGACTATTACAACGACGTCACTGGGATTCGGGTGTCTGTAGGGCCTATCTTTGGCCTGATTAAGAG CATCCAGCTGAGATATGGATCCTCCTGGAGTAAAAGCCTCGGCGCCCAAGGTGGGAAGATCCAGGAATTCCTGCTGCAGCCGGGCGAACACATTATAGCCGTCCACGGCTCGTACAGGGGTTACCTCCAGTACCTGGTCGTATACACCGACCAAGGGCGCTCGGCTGCATTTGGGCGAGAAGAGGGCAACagcttctctgcctccccagaCCAACCGTGGAAGGTGCTCACGGGAATCTTTGGCCACCATAAGCTCCTCGGCATCACGAGCATCGGCTTTCGGTGGGATAGTATTCGGTCCTTTGGTTGA